A portion of the Streptomyces erythrochromogenes genome contains these proteins:
- a CDS encoding SpoIIE family protein phosphatase — MAIVVLLAAGALLALVLQSRHDIDREARNRSVAVAETFAHQLGLQPALKTSDPSTVLQPLAEQTRKAAGVDFIVVMDTNGIRYSHPQPDRIGKRFVGNIEPSLQGKVHTESVEGPLGKEIQAVVPVKGPGGEVVALVSAGLTVENVTGALDRQLPVILLAIATGLALATVGTWLISRRLRRQTHGLGTQEMTRMYEHHDAVLHAVREGVVITDGDGQLLLANDEAKRLLGLAEDAEGRPIGDVPGLERRMSDLLLSGREATDEVIGSGDRLLVVNQRPTHPRGRPEGAVVTIRDSTEMQILTTRAETARRRLKLLYDAGGDIGTTLDVVRTAEELAAVAVPRFADFVTVDLADQVIDGDEPAPGADMRRTAISGIRSDHPLYPVGRLIDFLPSTPQARGYGTGRAELVPDLSKAPGWQAQDPPRARAIVDYGIHSLIAAPLMARGVVLGVVNFWRSQKHEPFDEDELSLAEELVARAAVSMDNARRYTREHALAVTLQRSLLPRALPEQSAMDVAHFYLPAQSGVGGDWFDVIPLPGSRVALVVGDVVGHGLHAAATMGRLRTAVHNFSSLDLPPDEILARLDDLVQRIDHDHNGDSDDADGGVLGATCLYAIYDPVSQRCTMARAGHLPPLLVAPDGRTQIVELPAGPPLGLGGMPFETAELDLAEGSQLVLYTDGLVEERTRDIGEGLELLRAALSHPDRDPHDSCRAVLDMMLPARPTDDVALLIARTRTLGPDRVAQWDVPFEPSAVGAMRSVAAKKLEEWDLTELGFAAELILSELITNALRHGSEPVRVRLLRDHNLTCEVWDGSSTAPHLRYAATTDEGGRGLFLVAQLSEHWGTRYTPEGKVIWAELALPGTPGGGEAVLTAFLDVDPL; from the coding sequence GTGGCGATCGTGGTCCTGCTCGCGGCCGGAGCCCTGCTGGCCCTGGTGCTCCAGTCGCGGCACGACATCGACCGCGAGGCACGCAATCGCTCGGTGGCCGTCGCGGAGACCTTCGCACACCAGCTGGGCCTCCAACCCGCGCTGAAGACGTCCGACCCCTCCACGGTCCTGCAACCCCTCGCCGAGCAGACGCGCAAGGCCGCCGGGGTCGACTTCATCGTGGTGATGGACACCAACGGCATCCGCTACAGCCATCCCCAGCCGGACCGCATCGGGAAACGGTTCGTCGGAAACATCGAGCCCTCGCTGCAGGGCAAGGTGCACACCGAGAGCGTCGAGGGCCCCCTCGGCAAGGAGATCCAGGCGGTGGTCCCAGTCAAGGGACCCGGCGGCGAGGTCGTCGCCCTGGTGTCCGCCGGCCTGACCGTCGAGAACGTCACCGGCGCCCTCGACCGCCAGCTCCCGGTCATCCTCCTGGCCATCGCCACGGGCCTGGCCCTGGCGACCGTCGGCACCTGGCTGATCAGCAGACGCCTGCGCCGCCAGACCCACGGGCTCGGCACGCAGGAGATGACCCGCATGTACGAGCACCACGACGCGGTGCTCCACGCCGTCCGCGAAGGCGTCGTGATCACCGACGGCGACGGACAGCTCCTGCTGGCCAACGACGAGGCCAAACGCCTGCTCGGCCTGGCCGAGGACGCCGAGGGCCGCCCCATCGGGGACGTGCCCGGCCTGGAGCGCCGGATGTCGGACCTGCTGCTCTCCGGCCGCGAGGCCACCGACGAGGTGATCGGCTCCGGCGACCGCCTGCTCGTCGTCAACCAGCGGCCCACCCATCCCCGCGGCCGGCCCGAGGGCGCGGTGGTCACCATCCGCGACTCGACCGAGATGCAGATCCTGACCACCCGGGCCGAGACGGCCCGCAGGCGCCTCAAACTGCTCTACGACGCGGGCGGCGACATCGGCACCACCCTCGACGTGGTCCGCACCGCCGAGGAACTCGCCGCCGTGGCCGTGCCCCGCTTCGCGGACTTCGTCACCGTCGACCTCGCCGACCAGGTCATCGACGGCGACGAGCCCGCCCCGGGCGCCGACATGCGCCGCACGGCGATCAGCGGCATCCGCTCCGACCACCCCCTCTACCCCGTCGGCCGGCTGATCGACTTCCTGCCGTCCACCCCGCAGGCCCGCGGCTACGGCACCGGACGGGCGGAACTGGTACCCGACCTGTCGAAGGCGCCCGGCTGGCAGGCCCAGGACCCGCCGCGGGCCCGCGCCATCGTCGACTACGGCATCCACTCGCTCATCGCGGCCCCCCTCATGGCCCGGGGCGTCGTCCTCGGAGTGGTCAACTTCTGGCGGTCGCAGAAACACGAGCCCTTCGACGAGGACGAGCTGTCCCTCGCCGAGGAACTCGTCGCCCGCGCGGCCGTCAGCATGGACAACGCCCGCCGCTACACCCGCGAACACGCCCTCGCCGTGACGCTCCAGCGCAGCCTGCTGCCACGCGCGCTGCCCGAACAGAGCGCCATGGACGTCGCGCACTTCTACCTGCCCGCCCAGTCGGGGGTCGGCGGCGACTGGTTCGACGTCATCCCGCTGCCCGGCAGCCGCGTCGCCCTGGTCGTCGGAGACGTCGTCGGCCACGGCCTGCACGCCGCGGCCACCATGGGCCGGCTGCGCACCGCCGTGCACAATTTCTCCTCCCTCGACCTGCCGCCCGACGAGATCCTCGCCCGCCTGGACGACCTCGTACAGCGCATCGACCACGACCACAACGGGGACTCCGACGACGCGGACGGCGGCGTACTCGGCGCCACCTGCCTGTACGCCATCTACGACCCGGTGTCCCAGCGCTGCACCATGGCCCGGGCGGGCCATCTGCCTCCGCTCCTGGTCGCCCCGGACGGCCGCACGCAGATCGTCGAGCTGCCGGCCGGACCCCCGCTGGGCCTGGGCGGCATGCCCTTCGAGACCGCGGAACTGGACCTGGCCGAAGGCAGCCAGCTGGTCCTCTACACCGACGGCCTGGTGGAGGAGCGGACCCGGGACATCGGCGAGGGCCTGGAACTGCTCCGGGCGGCACTGAGCCACCCCGACCGGGACCCCCACGACAGCTGCCGGGCCGTGCTCGACATGATGCTCCCCGCCCGGCCGACCGACGACGTGGCCCTGCTCATCGCCCGGACCCGGACCCTCGGCCCCGACCGGGTCGCCCAGTGGGACGTGCCCTTCGAGCCGAGCGCCGTCGGCGCCATGCGCAGCGTCGCCGCCAAGAAGCTCGAGGAATGGGACCTGACGGAACTCGGCTTCGCCGCGGAACTGATCCTCAGCGAGCTGATCACGAACGCGCTGCGGCACGGAAGCGAGCCCGTACGGGTACGGCTCCTGCGCGACCACAACCTGACCTGCGAGGTGTGGGACGGCAGCAGCACCGCCCCCCACCTGCGCTACGCCGCCACCACGGACGAGGGAGGGCGCGGACTGTTCCTCGTGGCGCAGCTCAGCGAGCACTGGGGCACCCGCTACACGCCCGAGGGCAAGGTCATCTGGGCGGAACTGGCCCTGCCGGGCACCCCGGGCGGCGGCGAGGCCGTCCTCACGGCCTTCCTGGACGTGGACCCCCTCTGA
- a CDS encoding VanW family protein: protein MGRVRGWTGNRRTALPMVAGGAVVLGLGGLYVTGLVAGGDVDQGTRVRGVDIGGMTAAQARRTLDRELGPTAAAPVAMKIGDRVEKADPATLGLSLDTAATVDRAVRKGYDPVTVIGGLFASGRRDLEPVIRADEQKGRAAVDRIAETTARAPRDGAIAFEKGAAKAVTPLTGISLVEDRALGTLRDAYLRTDTAPVVLPVERTEPAVGAEETGRALKQFAQPAMSGPVALTVAGQSMSITPAVLGEHLKMRPDAQGRLVPALDSKGLLAEPAVARPIEEVSRPPLDAAPRVGPDGTVVMAQQSRAGRKVTEEALGKAVLPLLTRTGAARSGEVATVAVQPELSSEEARRIGIKEKISSFTVEFPAAPYRSTNIGRAVELINGSLVQPGKEWSFNRTVGERTKENGFVDGIMINDGQYVKSPGGGVSAVATTMYNAVFFAGLKPVEHGAHSFYIERYPEGREATVAWGTLDLRWINDSGNAVYIQAESTDTSLTITLLGTKKYDEIRATKGPRTNITQPEKRTGNGPTCEVQTPLEGFDVTVGRVFVQGGKEVRNEEFQTHYTPRDEVVCTPEVPEGAKTPAPTTPAAPAAPEAPSAARTAEAAPAPAGAPASAPSRHLSAAGAPRTS, encoded by the coding sequence ATGGGACGCGTGCGCGGCTGGACGGGCAACCGGCGGACGGCCCTGCCGATGGTGGCGGGCGGAGCCGTCGTCCTCGGGCTGGGCGGCCTCTATGTCACCGGACTCGTGGCCGGCGGCGACGTCGACCAGGGCACGCGCGTGCGCGGCGTGGACATCGGCGGCATGACCGCCGCCCAGGCCCGCCGGACGCTGGACCGGGAGCTCGGCCCCACCGCCGCCGCGCCCGTCGCCATGAAGATCGGCGACCGCGTCGAGAAGGCCGATCCCGCCACGCTCGGGCTGTCCCTCGACACCGCCGCGACCGTCGACCGCGCCGTGCGCAAGGGCTACGACCCCGTCACCGTCATCGGCGGCCTCTTCGCCTCCGGCCGGCGCGACCTCGAACCCGTGATCCGCGCGGACGAGCAGAAGGGCCGCGCCGCGGTCGACCGCATCGCCGAGACCACCGCCCGCGCACCCCGCGACGGCGCCATCGCCTTCGAGAAGGGCGCGGCGAAGGCCGTCACCCCCCTGACCGGTATCAGCCTCGTGGAGGACCGGGCCCTGGGCACCCTGCGTGACGCCTACCTGCGGACCGACACCGCCCCGGTCGTACTGCCCGTCGAGCGCACCGAGCCGGCCGTCGGCGCCGAGGAGACCGGACGGGCCCTGAAGCAGTTCGCCCAGCCGGCCATGTCGGGTCCCGTCGCGCTCACCGTCGCCGGGCAGAGCATGTCGATCACCCCGGCCGTGCTCGGCGAGCACCTGAAGATGCGACCCGACGCCCAGGGCCGCCTCGTCCCCGCCCTCGACTCCAAGGGGCTGCTCGCCGAACCCGCCGTGGCCCGCCCGATCGAGGAGGTCAGCCGTCCGCCGCTCGACGCCGCGCCCCGCGTGGGCCCCGACGGCACCGTGGTCATGGCCCAGCAGAGCCGTGCGGGCCGGAAGGTCACCGAGGAGGCGCTCGGCAAGGCCGTCCTGCCGCTCCTGACCCGCACGGGCGCGGCCCGCAGCGGCGAGGTCGCCACCGTGGCCGTCCAGCCGGAGCTCAGCAGCGAGGAGGCACGACGGATCGGCATCAAGGAGAAGATCTCCTCCTTCACCGTCGAGTTCCCGGCCGCCCCGTACCGCAGCACCAACATCGGCCGCGCCGTCGAGCTCATCAACGGCTCCCTCGTCCAGCCGGGCAAGGAGTGGAGCTTCAACCGCACGGTCGGTGAGCGCACCAAGGAGAACGGCTTCGTCGACGGCATCATGATCAACGACGGCCAGTACGTGAAGTCGCCCGGCGGCGGCGTCTCCGCGGTCGCCACGACCATGTACAACGCCGTCTTCTTCGCGGGACTCAAGCCCGTCGAGCACGGCGCCCACTCCTTCTACATCGAACGCTACCCCGAGGGCCGCGAGGCCACCGTCGCGTGGGGCACCCTCGACCTGCGCTGGATCAACGACTCCGGCAATGCCGTCTACATACAGGCCGAATCCACCGACACCTCGCTGACCATCACCCTCCTCGGCACCAAGAAGTACGACGAGATACGCGCGACCAAGGGACCGCGCACCAACATCACGCAGCCCGAGAAGCGCACCGGGAACGGACCGACCTGCGAGGTCCAGACCCCGCTCGAAGGCTTCGACGTGACCGTCGGCCGGGTCTTCGTCCAGGGCGGCAAGGAAGTCCGAAACGAGGAGTTCCAGACCCACTACACCCCGCGCGACGAGGTCGTCTGCACCCCGGAGGTGCCCGAGGGAGCCAAGACCCCGGCCCCGACGACGCCCGCGGCCCCGGCGGCCCCCGAGGCCCCCTCTGCCGCGCGGACGGCCGAAGCCGCGCCCGCCCCCGCAGGCGCCCCCGCCAGCGCCCCCTCCCGGCACCTCAGCGCCGCCGGCGCACCCCGTACGTCATGA
- a CDS encoding serine/threonine-protein kinase: MLELTGSGAEPLEAEDPRRIGPIPLAGRLGAGGMGRVYLGVQEGRYVAVKQLLASVVGEDEDFLRRFGHELDNLARLPAGATAPLLAGDRTARPPWFATAYVPGITLREAITLHGGPLPADALWLLLREAAASLASVHAQDMVHRDLKPSNVMLTLDGLTLIDFGVARAAEQSQLTRTGMVVGTPAYMAPEQASGKRKLSGATDVFALGSVLAYAACGRPPFGDESGHGVLYRIVHEEPDLEPLRDLEPELAELVEACLAKDPDDRPTAADLLERASRQGPFTQPLWPVAIDERLTERAAFAADVHDLDVPTLSLTDGKPDPAQAAEPAAPGPGATPAAGPRPDAPERRERRERRRRTRVLLAVLPVVVVSGGTTLAIQYLPHVSAPRAEAQDTPAAPVTAPADPATAGGGNPSGTAPAAQPPARDPGQAPGAAGGAPVTAVGGTGTGPGPGTVPGGGSQPGSGGAGSSANAGGNGGGARPSAGGTSTAPTAAPAQPPPLPDSGTYRYRNGNNGKCITQVFGAADFADCANGSARWTVQSRSDGSFKLVNQQSGSCLYSNGLGQAVFVGDCAQDIGRVWRTGPGGSLRSDLGGGCLDLGMSSGLVTRTCGGEASQRWTKQS, encoded by the coding sequence GTGTTGGAGCTGACGGGGAGCGGAGCCGAGCCGCTGGAGGCGGAGGATCCGCGCCGGATCGGGCCGATCCCGCTCGCGGGCCGGCTCGGGGCCGGCGGCATGGGGCGGGTGTACCTCGGCGTCCAGGAGGGCCGGTACGTAGCCGTCAAGCAGCTGCTGGCCTCCGTGGTCGGCGAGGACGAGGACTTCCTGCGCCGCTTCGGGCACGAGCTGGACAACCTCGCCAGGCTGCCCGCCGGCGCCACCGCGCCGCTGCTCGCCGGGGACCGCACGGCGCGGCCGCCGTGGTTCGCCACCGCGTACGTCCCCGGGATCACCCTGCGGGAAGCCATCACGCTGCACGGCGGACCGCTGCCCGCGGACGCGCTGTGGCTGCTGCTGCGGGAGGCGGCGGCGAGCCTGGCATCGGTGCACGCGCAGGACATGGTGCACCGCGACCTCAAGCCCTCGAACGTCATGCTGACCCTGGACGGGCTGACCCTCATCGACTTCGGTGTCGCCCGGGCCGCCGAACAGAGCCAACTGACCAGGACCGGCATGGTCGTGGGCACTCCCGCCTACATGGCACCCGAGCAGGCCTCGGGGAAGCGGAAGCTGAGCGGCGCCACCGACGTGTTCGCGCTGGGCTCGGTACTCGCGTACGCGGCGTGCGGCCGGCCGCCCTTCGGGGACGAGTCGGGGCACGGCGTGCTGTACCGCATCGTCCACGAGGAGCCCGATCTGGAGCCGCTGCGGGACCTGGAGCCGGAGCTCGCCGAGCTCGTCGAGGCCTGCCTCGCCAAGGATCCGGACGACCGGCCCACGGCGGCAGACCTCCTCGAACGCGCTTCCCGGCAGGGCCCGTTCACCCAGCCGCTGTGGCCGGTGGCGATCGACGAGCGCCTCACCGAACGGGCCGCGTTCGCCGCGGACGTGCACGACCTCGACGTACCCACGCTCTCGCTCACCGACGGGAAGCCGGACCCGGCGCAAGCAGCGGAGCCCGCGGCTCCCGGGCCCGGGGCGACACCCGCCGCCGGGCCGCGCCCGGACGCACCCGAGCGGCGCGAGCGGCGCGAGCGGCGCCGCCGCACGCGTGTCCTCCTCGCGGTCCTTCCCGTCGTCGTGGTCTCGGGCGGTACGACGCTCGCCATCCAGTACTTACCGCACGTGTCCGCGCCGCGGGCCGAGGCGCAGGACACCCCGGCGGCTCCCGTGACCGCCCCGGCGGACCCGGCGACGGCGGGCGGCGGCAACCCGTCCGGTACGGCCCCGGCCGCGCAGCCGCCGGCCCGGGACCCGGGGCAGGCACCGGGCGCCGCGGGCGGAGCCCCGGTCACGGCGGTCGGCGGCACCGGAACCGGCCCCGGCCCGGGTACGGTGCCCGGCGGCGGCAGCCAGCCCGGCTCGGGCGGCGCCGGAAGCTCGGCGAACGCAGGCGGCAACGGTGGCGGAGCCCGCCCGTCCGCCGGGGGAACCTCCACGGCGCCCACCGCGGCCCCCGCGCAGCCTCCCCCGCTCCCCGACTCCGGGACCTACCGCTACCGCAACGGCAACAACGGCAAGTGCATCACCCAGGTCTTCGGGGCCGCGGACTTCGCCGACTGCGCCAACGGGTCCGCCCGCTGGACCGTGCAGAGCCGGTCGGACGGAAGCTTCAAACTGGTCAACCAGCAGAGCGGAAGCTGCCTGTACTCCAACGGACTCGGCCAGGCCGTCTTCGTCGGCGACTGCGCCCAGGACATCGGCCGGGTGTGGCGCACGGGTCCGGGCGGCAGCCTCCGCAGCGACCTCGGCGGCGGCTGCCTCGACCTCGGCATGAGCAGCGGCCTCGTGACCAGGACGTGCGGCGGGGAGGCGTCCCAGCGCTGGACGAAGCAGAGCTAG
- a CDS encoding nucleotidyl transferase AbiEii/AbiGii toxin family protein produces MKDSIGGTERLRTAHRAALDHLLTLVAGSPLGDSLVLRGSMAMPAWVGADAREPADLDWIVPAPLLVPIDPGHPHPYVEDLAVVQQWPEAADGADRYEIWRFEEFDTRGLRPAVPPEGLHWIPEAEPEDRPPHETLLDLVRERPEAAPGVVLDADAAREDGTWTYTEYDSPGLRVVVPWEADGLPAGEVRLDFARDERLPEPAVLTAVPRGDGSGSTVVRTAGRELSLAWKLLWLHADCAAEGRARAKDLYDAVLLAESPATRLSPRLLREVFRREPGDTAVTEALRLDAVALWSVDWEDFRADHPRVRGTAEAWLERLGRALEPVLGR; encoded by the coding sequence GTGAAGGATTCCATCGGCGGGACCGAACGCCTGCGCACCGCGCACCGGGCGGCGCTCGACCACCTGCTCACCCTCGTCGCCGGGTCCCCGCTGGGCGATTCGCTGGTGCTGCGCGGGAGCATGGCGATGCCCGCGTGGGTGGGCGCCGACGCGCGCGAGCCCGCGGACCTCGACTGGATCGTCCCTGCGCCCCTGCTCGTCCCGATCGACCCCGGGCACCCCCATCCGTACGTGGAGGACCTGGCCGTCGTACAGCAGTGGCCGGAGGCGGCCGACGGCGCCGACCGGTACGAGATCTGGAGGTTCGAGGAGTTCGACACCCGGGGACTGCGGCCTGCGGTGCCGCCCGAGGGCCTGCACTGGATCCCCGAAGCGGAGCCGGAGGACCGCCCGCCGCACGAGACGCTGCTCGACCTGGTGCGCGAGCGGCCGGAGGCAGCGCCGGGCGTGGTGCTCGACGCGGACGCCGCCCGGGAGGACGGCACCTGGACCTATACGGAGTACGACTCGCCCGGCCTTCGCGTGGTCGTGCCCTGGGAGGCGGACGGGCTCCCGGCCGGCGAGGTGCGGCTGGACTTCGCCCGCGACGAGCGGCTCCCCGAGCCCGCCGTCCTGACGGCGGTGCCGCGTGGTGACGGCTCCGGGTCCACCGTCGTGCGCACGGCGGGCCGTGAGCTCTCGCTCGCGTGGAAGCTGCTGTGGCTGCACGCCGACTGCGCCGCGGAGGGCCGGGCACGGGCCAAGGACCTCTACGACGCCGTGCTCCTCGCGGAGTCGCCGGCCACGAGGCTGTCGCCGCGGCTGCTGCGCGAGGTGTTCCGCCGCGAGCCGGGCGACACGGCCGTCACGGAGGCGCTGCGCCTGGACGCCGTGGCGCTGTGGTCCGTGGACTGGGAGGACTTCCGCGCGGACCACCCGCGGGTACGGGGTACGGCCGAGGCGTGGCTGGAGCGCCTGGGCAGGGCGCTGGAGCCGGTGCTGGGCCGCTAG
- a CDS encoding M1 family metallopeptidase, translating into MSGQTSAVSDPYFPANGDSRYRVHRYEITLDYRPGPNRLAGTGRLSAIAGRAQLTEFHLNLADFKIGRVLVNGRAPQYTHRGGRLRIRPAKPLPAGAAFTVDVHWSGNPKPVRSPWGGLGWEELTDGALVASQPVGAPSWYPCNDRPADKASYQISVNTPSAYTVVAGGRLLTRTTRASTTTWVYEQPAPTSSYLVGLSIGMYQTVLLGDPGLGGVTQSAHVPAHLLPRFARDFARQPAMMQLFEELFGPYPFGEYAVVVADEELDVPVEAQGLSLFGANHVDGVRGSERLIAHELAHQWFGNSVTIADWRHIWLNEGFAKYAEWLWSERSGGRTAHEQAVAAHRSLTARPQDLRLVDPGRKLMFDDRLYGRGGLAVHAIRRALGEEAFFRMLRDWATVHRHGVVSTATFTAHAARYAADPLDDVYSAWLYEASLPPLPV; encoded by the coding sequence GTGAGCGGCCAGACCTCAGCGGTATCGGACCCGTACTTTCCGGCCAACGGAGACTCCCGTTACCGCGTGCACCGGTACGAGATCACCCTGGACTACCGTCCCGGACCCAACCGGCTGGCCGGAACCGGCCGCCTCAGCGCGATCGCCGGACGGGCTCAGCTCACCGAGTTCCACCTGAACCTGGCCGATTTCAAGATAGGCCGTGTCCTGGTCAACGGGCGGGCGCCGCAGTACACCCACCGTGGCGGCAGGCTGCGCATCCGGCCGGCCAAGCCGCTGCCCGCCGGAGCCGCCTTCACCGTCGACGTGCACTGGTCGGGCAACCCCAAGCCGGTGCGCAGCCCCTGGGGCGGCCTCGGCTGGGAGGAACTGACCGACGGCGCGCTCGTGGCCAGCCAGCCGGTCGGCGCCCCCTCCTGGTACCCGTGCAACGACCGCCCCGCCGACAAGGCCTCCTACCAGATCTCCGTCAACACGCCGTCCGCCTACACCGTCGTGGCCGGCGGCCGGCTGCTCACCCGCACCACCAGAGCCAGCACCACCACCTGGGTGTACGAGCAGCCCGCGCCGACCTCCAGCTATCTGGTCGGCCTGTCCATCGGCATGTACCAGACGGTGCTCCTGGGCGACCCCGGGCTCGGGGGCGTCACCCAGAGCGCCCACGTGCCCGCCCACCTGCTGCCGCGGTTCGCCCGGGACTTCGCCCGGCAGCCCGCCATGATGCAGCTGTTCGAGGAACTCTTCGGCCCCTACCCCTTCGGCGAGTACGCGGTGGTCGTCGCCGACGAGGAACTGGACGTACCGGTGGAGGCCCAGGGGCTCTCCCTCTTCGGGGCCAACCACGTCGACGGCGTACGCGGGTCGGAGCGCCTCATCGCCCACGAGCTCGCCCACCAGTGGTTCGGCAACAGCGTGACCATCGCCGACTGGCGCCACATCTGGCTCAACGAGGGCTTCGCGAAGTACGCCGAATGGCTCTGGTCGGAGCGCTCCGGCGGCCGCACCGCGCACGAGCAGGCCGTCGCCGCGCACCGGTCCCTGACCGCACGGCCGCAGGACCTGCGCCTGGTCGACCCCGGCCGGAAGCTGATGTTCGACGACCGCCTGTACGGGCGCGGCGGTCTCGCCGTCCACGCGATCCGCCGCGCCCTGGGCGAGGAGGCCTTCTTCCGCATGCTGCGCGACTGGGCCACCGTGCACCGCCACGGCGTCGTCAGCACCGCCACCTTCACCGCCCACGCCGCCCGGTACGCGGCCGATCCGCTGGACGACGTGTACTCGGCCTGGCTGTACGAGGCGTCCCTGCCGCCCCTGCCCGTGTAG